GTTTTTGAATTAAATTATAATCTTTGTATTCCATGTATAACCCTTTAAAGGGAATAAGGGTATATTTGAGACCAACTCCGAACTGATGAGCTGTTTTATCTGCGTAGAGACCTGCCGAATTGATTAAATACTTGAATTTTATCTTAAGGGTATCCGTTTTTACGGTAGAGATGTCTTCCCGTTTTATACATTGCTCATTGAGTAAAATGTCTACTTTTCCTTTTAAATTATCGGCGATATGCTGTACTATCTGTCTTGGATTTACTACTGAAGTTGTAGGTGAATATAAAGCCTTATTGAAAGTCTTCGCATTCGGTTCGAGTTCTGCTAACCTTTTTTCATCGATTAACTCTAAATCTACACCATTTTTATCGCCTCTCCTTTTCAATTCGTAAAGACCTTCTATTTCCTTCTCATCTTTTGCTACGACAATTTTTCCGCATCTGTTTATTGCAAGATTATGCTGCAGGCAGTAATCGGTCAAAAGCTTATTCCCTTCTGCTGTAAACCTTGCCTTTAAACTATCCGGGGTATAGTAAAAACCAGCGTGAAGTACCCCGCTATTCCTACCACTTGTGTGACACGCCAAAGAAGCCTCTTTTTCCAGTACCGTTATACGTAAATCAGGACGCCTGTTATGAAGTTCCCTTGCAGTAGTAAGGCCTACGATTCCACCTCCGACTATCAATATATCTGTTGTTATCATTATTATTTTACCCTCCGATTGTTAATATACCGGCTCCTCTATCTTCAAATGGTAATAAATCTTTTGCATAAGTTCACCAAAACTATGTTTGTTTGTAGCGAGGCATTTAGCTATGATCTTTAACTTTGAGGGATCGCTGATCCCAAGATTCAATTCAATAGCCCTTTTGATTTGCCGTTGTTCCCAAATATTTTTATCGCTGACCCTTTCCAGTCCACCAAATGCCTTAATAATGCTTAACCCTACAGCATCTGCAGCAATCCTATCGCCAGTAATGATAATAAGGTTCGGTGTAGCTACGGTACCTTTTGTTGGTCCACCCCTTATAAAAATCTTTGTCCCATCGAGAATGTTGAGGTGTGGTATATAGGCTAAATTCAGTTCAGCAATGAGCTCATCCCAGGAATTCGGCGCAATAAAAAATGGACGTTGCCGGGGATGGATTGCTCCCATGAAGTTCTTTAGTGCGATAGAATAGTGGGTGTAACCATGGGTCTTAATGACAGGGATATTGATAACCCTGTCAACTTCATAGATGATCTTTGATACAAAAACCTTCTTTAAAAACCTTCCCTGTTTTATGTCTATTTCTACCCAACCATAGTCCTCAAAGGAGATAAATTCCATGCACTCTTTACCGATAGCTTCCCATATGCCTGATTTCATGGCATTTTTCTTTGTGGGAAGTGCGAAAATGGCTGACATATCTCCCACGAATATTTTAGAAACTCCAGATTCATGCAGAAGTCTTATCGTGTGTTTAACTACGAGGGGATTGGTGTTAGATGGATTTGCATAACGATTAACAATGTTCGGTTTTATGAGTATAGACTTGCCTTTTATTCCCAATTTTTCTAACCCGCCAAGGAGTTTTATACCCTCCCTGAGCATAGTATAAATATCATCGCCTTGTACGATAGAAACGAGGGGCTTGTCTTCTTCTTTATAAACATTATAAACAGGTTTCGGTGTGATTTTTTTTACCCTCGGTCTTATAAAAAGGAGCCTGAAGGTATATCGCCATCGTGAGTTTAAAATAAGGAAGATCGATATACCTATGGAATAGAAAAGTGGATATTTTATAATCCGCATGGAAATCCATTCGTTTTAAGGTTGACCGTATGTTGTGTTTTATGTACTATAACACAGACCTCCAGGTGGTTCAAGCTTTTAAGAATTCCTCAACGTAGATAAAGAGAAGTCATATGATTTTAGTGTTATCGGGTACAGAAGAAGGTAAAGAAATTGTCAGAAGCCTATACAAAGAAGGATTCAGCCTTTTGACAACTGTTGCAACGGAGTACGGCAAGAAGGTTTTTGAGCAGATGGGTTTGGAAACTGTTTGTTTACAAGGCCGCCTGGATGCAAATGGATTTGCTCAATTGATAAAAGAGAGAGAAATAGATACGGTGGTAGATGCAACTCATCCGTATGCAGTACAGGTATCTCAGAATGCAATAGATGCTTGCAAAAAAACAAATACACGATATCTGCGTTTCGAAAGGCAAAAGAGAGAAATCTCAGATCATCCGTTAATCCACAAAATAAAGACAATTGAAGATGCCGTAGATAAGGGCAGGTCACTGGGGAAAAACATATTTCTGACCACCGGTGTATCAAGCGTGGATAAATTTATTCGATTAAAGGGTGAAAAAGAGGTCTATGTTCGAATCCTCCCTATACCTGAACATATTGCTTTTTGTCTGGACTCAGGAGTTCCTCCCATGAATATTATTGCTATGCACGGCCCTTTTTCGGAAGACTTAAATCGTGCGATGTTCAGACAATATAAAATCAACACCATGGTGACCAAAGATAGCGGAGATGCAGGGGGGGTACTTGAGAAGATTCATGCAGCGCTGAGCGAAGGAATAGATACTATAGTTATCGAAAGACCTAAAATAGAATTTCCGAAAGTATACTCGTCTGTTCATGAAGTAATTAATTCGGTTAAGATTAGGGAGAGATGTTAATGAAGATTATATCTTTTGGTGATATTCATGAGGATATAAGTAATTTTATAAGAATGAAATTTGTTCTTGAGAAAGCGGATTTAATTGTAATTTCAGGCGATTTAACAAATTGTCATGGAAAAACAGAAGCGAAAAAAGTACTGGAGGCTGTAAAAAAATATAATAGCCATCTTCTGGCACAGTATGGGAATATGGATAAATCAGAGGTAGATGACTATTTGACGCAGGAGGGTATAAATCTGCACGGGAATGGATATGTATTTGAGGAGGTTGGTATATTTGGTTGTGGCGGCTCAAGCCCAACACCTTTTAATACGCCCTCCGAGATAAGTGAAGCTGATATCGAAAGATATTTAATACATGGTTATAACAAGGTAAAAGATGCGCGATGGAAGATTATGGTCTGCCATACACCACCCAAAGATACAGCGACAGATATTATTCGTACTGGTGCACACGTAGGAAGTTATATCGTTAGGGAGTTTATTATAAAATATAGACCCGATGTCTGTATAACAGGACATATTCACGAATCGAGGGGCAAGGATAAGGTGGGCAGCACCACAGTACTGAATGCCGGCATGTTTAGGGACGGCTGGTACATTGAGATTGATATTGATAAGAATGATATATCTGCAGCGCTGAAATCTATTGCTTAAGTTTAGATTTTTCAGAAGACGGAGATTTTCATTATGGAAAATCAAGAGAAAGCAAGATAAGTAAATGTATGGAAGAAAGTCAAAATAGTTACTACGGCTATAATGACTATTATCGTACCTATCAGTAAAATAAGTCTTATGAGATTATTCTTTTATCTTCTTGATTCGATTCTGTATATAAGCATCCTGGAGTGCAATATAAGGGTCTATGGCCTGCGTTGTTATACTCTCATAGGTTTTTCCTTTACCCAGGGAGGTCTCATTGACATCGTCATAGGTCTTGGTTACAAAGCCCTCTATTGGACCGATAAAAAAGGAAATTAAGGTTAAAGGATTGAGGGCTACATCTCCTGCATATCCCACAGTATCACGAATGGTTGATGGGCCAATAAGAGGCCAC
The genomic region above belongs to Candidatus Jettenia caeni and contains:
- a CDS encoding precorrin-6X reductase; protein product: MILVLSGTEEGKEIVRSLYKEGFSLLTTVATEYGKKVFEQMGLETVCLQGRLDANGFAQLIKEREIDTVVDATHPYAVQVSQNAIDACKKTNTRYLRFERQKREISDHPLIHKIKTIEDAVDKGRSLGKNIFLTTGVSSVDKFIRLKGEKEVYVRILPIPEHIAFCLDSGVPPMNIIAMHGPFSEDLNRAMFRQYKINTMVTKDSGDAGGVLEKIHAALSEGIDTIVIERPKIEFPKVYSSVHEVINSVKIRERC
- a CDS encoding oxidoreductase, with amino-acid sequence MITTDILIVGGGIVGLTTARELHNRRPDLRITVLEKEASLACHTSGRNSGVLHAGFYYTPDSLKARFTAEGNKLLTDYCLQHNLAINRCGKIVVAKDEKEIEGLYELKRRGDKNGVDLELIDEKRLAELEPNAKTFNKALYSPTTSVVNPRQIVQHIADNLKGKVDILLNEQCIKREDISTVKTDTLKIKFKYLINSAGLYADKTAHQFGVGLKYTLIPFKGLYMEYKDYNLIQKHIYPVPNLGNPFLGVHFTKTVDGKVKIGPTAIPAFWRENYSSLSNFKINEFLEIFFNEAKLFCTNAFDFRKLTLEEIKKYNRKYFTEQAACLVKKIDINKFGNYLNPGIRAQLLDREKMKLVMDFVIEHGENSTHILNAVSPAFTSAFSFSKFIVDEVEKAMGHKVKEKILWKE
- a CDS encoding putative metallophosphoesterase, with product MKIISFGDIHEDISNFIRMKFVLEKADLIVISGDLTNCHGKTEAKKVLEAVKKYNSHLLAQYGNMDKSEVDDYLTQEGINLHGNGYVFEEVGIFGCGGSSPTPFNTPSEISEADIERYLIHGYNKVKDARWKIMVCHTPPKDTATDIIRTGAHVGSYIVREFIIKYRPDVCITGHIHESRGKDKVGSTTVLNAGMFRDGWYIEIDIDKNDISAALKSIA